The Triticum dicoccoides isolate Atlit2015 ecotype Zavitan chromosome 6A, WEW_v2.0, whole genome shotgun sequence genome has a window encoding:
- the LOC119317655 gene encoding protein NRT1/ PTR FAMILY 7.3-like encodes MIEAMAPSTVDPKSISPVTEDGSMDRRGNPAVKANTGKWKSSILLLVNYALVTCAFFGVGVNLVVFLRRVLHQDNAEAANSISKWTGTVYIFSLIGAFMSDSYWGRYITCAIFQMIYVTGLVILSLASWFLLVKPTGCGDVETHCDPPSTAGITLFYLSTYMIAFGNGGYQPSIATLGSDQFDETDPDEARSKVAFFSYFYLALNVGSIFSNTVLVYYEDAGQWVMGFWVSAGAAALALVLFLLGTPNYRYFKPTGNPLTRIAQVLVAACRKWRDHAPTRGELLHELDGDESYKESGIRKIMHSDQLRYLDKAATVTEEDYCEPERMKDPWRLCTVTQVEEVKCILKMLPIWMCTIVYSVVFTQMASLFVEQGTTMNTNIGSFHVPAASMSVFDILSVLAFIAIYRRVLVPVMARLSGNPQGLTELQRMGVGLVIGMGAMVVAGVVEVERLKRVAAPDQPSSLSVLWQVPQYALIGASEVFMYVGQLEFFNGQAPDGVKSFGSSLCMASISLGNYVSIMLVSVVTSLTAGDRRPGWIPGNLNSGHLDRFYFLLAALSLVDLAVYVACAMWYKGIKLDSNEEKGKVPVHV; translated from the exons ATGATCGAGGCGATGGCTCCAAGCACCGTCGATCCGAAGAGCATATCGCCCGTCACTGAAGATGGGTCGATGGACAGGCGAGGAAACCCAGCAGTCAAAGCAAACACTGGGAAATGGAAATCTTCCATCCTGCTGCTAG TTAACTATGCGCTTGTAACATGCGCCTTCTTCGGCGTCGGGGTGAACCTGGTGGTGTTCCTCCGGCGGGTGCTCCACCAGGACAACGCCGAGGCGGCCAACAGCATCAGCAAATGGACCGGCACCGTCTACATCTTCTCCCTCATCGGCGCCTTCATGAGCGACTCCTACTGGGGCCGCTACATCACCTGCGCCATCTTCCAGATGATCTATGTCACG GGACTTGTGATACTGTCACTGGCGTCGTGGTTCCTGCTGGTGAAGCCCACCGGGTGCGGCGACGTGGAGACGCACTGCGACCCGCCGTCGACGGCGGGGATCACGCTCTTCTACCTGTCGACGTACATGATCGCGTTCGGCAACGGCGGGTACCAGCCGTCCATCGCCACGCTGGGCTCGGACCAGTTCGACGAGACGGACCCCGACGAGGCGCGCTCCAAGGTGGCCTTCTTCAGCTACTTCTACCTGGCGCTCAACGTGggctccatcttctccaacacggtCCTGGTGTACTACGAGGACGCCGGGCAGTGGGTCATGGGCTTCTGGGTCTCGGCGGGTGCGGCGGCGCTGGCGCTCGTGCTCTTCCTCCTCGGCACCCCCAACTACCGCTACTTCAAGCCCACCGGCAACCCGCTCACCCGCATCGCGCAGGTGCTCGTCGCCGCGTGCCGCAAGTGGCGAGACCACGCGCCCACCCGCGGCGAGCTGCTCCACGAGCTGGACGGCGACGAGTCTTACAAGGAGTCCGGCATCCGGAAGATCATGCACAGTGACCAGCTCAGGTACCTTGACAAGGCCGCGACGGTCACCGAGGAGGACTACTGCGAGCCGGAGAGGATGAAGGACCCGTGGCGGCTCTGCACCGTGACGCAGGTGGAGGAGGTGAAGTGCATCCTCAAGATGCTGCCCATCTGGATGTGCACCATCGTCTACTCCGTGGTGTTCACGCAGATGGCGTCGCTGTTCGTGGAGCAAGGGACCACCATGAACACCAACATTGGGTCGTTCCACGTGCCGGCCGCGAGCATGTCGGTGTTCGACATCCTCAGCGTGCTGGCGTTCATCGCCATCTACCGGCGCGTGCTGGTGCCGGTCATGGCGAGGCTGTCCGGGAACCCGCAGGGTCTGACGGAGCTGCAGCGCATGGGCGTCGGGCTCGTGATCGGCATGGGGGCGATGGTGGTGGCGGGCGTGGTGGAGGTGGAGCGGCTGAAGCGGGTGGCTGCGCCGGACCAGCCGAGCTCCCTGAGCGTGCTGTGGCAGGTGCCGCAGTACGCGCTGATCGGGGCTTCGGAGGTGTTCATGTACGTCGGGCAGCTGGAGTTCTTCAACGGGCAGGCGCCCGACGGCGTCAAGAGCTTCGGCAGCTCGCTGTGCATGGCGTCCATCTCGCTCGGGAACTACGTGAGCATCATGCTGGTCAGCGTGGTGACCAGCCTCACCGCCGGCGACAGGAGGCCTGGGTGGATCCCGGGtaacctcaactccggccacctcgacaGGTTCTACTTCCTCCTCGCGGCGCTCTcgctcgtcgacctcgccgtgtACGTGGCCTGCGCGATGTGGTACAAGGGCATCAAACTCGACAGCAACGAGGAGAAGGGAAAGGTGCCTGTGCATGTTTAG